TTAGTATAGTGTTCAAATATATATTGGTCTCCTTGTTACTGTTCCTGTTCAACAAAATGCCTAATGTTCTTTTGATATACTGGTAAGTGTTGAGTGTATTGTACACTAGTTTACACGCATGTTTCATTTTCCTtgctagcttttttttatttgtgctgttACTGCCCCTCTTGACTGGACCAAAGTGCTGGTTCTCCGTCTGTTTCAATAATTTTTTATTAAGACCATTTCCCATGTACCAATCATGATTTCGCTGATGTTGTGACCACACAGACCTATAACGTACCGACCGAGAATAGGCGTTGGTGCCACGTACGTGGGAAGAAGTACCGCTGCGATTCGAACACAACGGGGGAATCTCGTAACACTCACctgcaaagagaaaaagaaagaaaaaggaaagagacAATTAGTAGAGGAACCGCGAAAATCCTCCACAGTTATAGCAGAACAAGAAGCTTCATTTCACACTTCCTCGATGCAACCCTCACCAACAGGAAGAGGCACCTCTGCAAATGAGAAGGACCAGAAAACAATTTTACGTTACGTGACTAAGTGAAAGAGCTGGGATTGTAAAGCTTCGAGACTTCAGCCTGAAAAGATCTTTTATAACAGGAACTTCTGAAAATCTCAAAACGTAAATGGAAAAACAAAATAGTGTAAATCTTAAGTGGGCGGAATAGTCGTCAATCAAAATACTTGTAATTTACACGCTGTACCATAGAAGCGTATCGAAAGATACatgctcgcgtatttgttttagtcgtctttttattatcattatcagATACAACAACAATAGAAGAAGAAACGGACCCTCCTGAAAAAGATCAAGAACATGAATAAAGAAGAGCAAGATCCCAATAGGGCCTCGAATATTTTTTCCCCAGCCATCGAATAGCGGCTTTTCTACAGAATCCAGCGTTGCAGCCCTTTGTGTACGGTCACATTTCCGCTGGGCTTTTTATAGATtcttatgttttttttaaagTGATGTCACTGAGGCGTCTGGGTGGGCCATCTTCGGAAGCCAAAAGTCGCGAATGCGCCAAAACACCATTCGTCGTTCGAGAAAAATCCGACCAAATGAAAGGAAAGAAGACGAGCAAAACTTAACTAATGCATCG
The sequence above is drawn from the Rhipicephalus microplus isolate Deutch F79 unplaced genomic scaffold, USDA_Rmic scaffold_45, whole genome shotgun sequence genome and encodes:
- the LOC142787116 gene encoding uncharacterized protein LOC142787116, with protein sequence MASYGSALPALVATAAFVLGCLVGEYTVRINVAGLAQCALGLHLSNGHIKVSVTRFPRCVRIAAVLLPTYVAPTPILGRYVIGLCGHNISEIMIGTWEMVLIKNY